A single Aggregatilinea lenta DNA region contains:
- a CDS encoding DUF3891 family protein has translation MIRRHEPDTIWIIHQGAHAHLAGQIAARWTGADLRIAPREELILAATVHDSGWAAAEQTPHLNDDGLPRSFMEMDLREHIGIWRRSIWGAFVQNRYAGLLASLHCTALYDMRLNAWNDPPDAREDITAFLESQRRWERGLIAELHDHLRYGAAVTNERLSENLRLLQVWDYLSLLACMGPRQVEMVPNVPFEPGKRVPIQVEPSGMRTIRLEPFPLDGPLTVWLDARRLRGAPFDSEDALQNALDGAAYEPLALAIVGA, from the coding sequence ATGATTCGCCGCCACGAACCCGACACGATCTGGATCATTCATCAGGGCGCGCACGCGCATCTCGCGGGACAGATCGCCGCCCGTTGGACCGGGGCCGATCTGCGCATCGCCCCGCGTGAGGAACTGATTCTGGCCGCGACCGTGCACGACTCGGGCTGGGCCGCCGCCGAACAAACGCCGCACCTCAACGACGACGGACTGCCGCGCAGCTTCATGGAAATGGACCTGCGCGAGCACATCGGCATCTGGCGGCGCAGCATATGGGGCGCGTTCGTGCAGAATCGCTACGCCGGGCTGCTGGCCAGCCTGCACTGCACGGCGTTGTACGACATGCGCCTGAACGCCTGGAACGACCCACCCGACGCCCGCGAGGATATCACGGCCTTTCTGGAATCGCAGCGGCGGTGGGAACGCGGGCTGATCGCCGAGCTGCACGATCATCTGCGCTATGGAGCCGCCGTCACCAACGAGCGCCTCAGCGAAAATCTACGCCTGCTGCAAGTGTGGGATTACCTGTCACTGCTGGCATGCATGGGACCGAGGCAGGTGGAGATGGTGCCGAACGTACCGTTCGAGCCGGGGAAGCGCGTCCCGATCCAGGTCGAGCCAAGCGGTATGCGCACCATCCGCCTGGAGCCGTTTCCGCTGGATGGGCCGCTGACCGTGTGGCTGGATGCACGCCGCCTGCGCGGTGCACCGTTTGACAGCGAGGACGCGCTCCAGAACGCGCTGGACGGGGCGGCCTACGAGCCGCTGGCGCTGGCGATCGTCGGGGCTTAG
- a CDS encoding response regulator — protein sequence MHVHNVVCLEDDLDLAHFIELAVSAWPATVHLAHDGVHGLELIRAQKPDLILLDLGLPGLNGWEICTVVKNDPDLRTIPIIVLTAVPIENQERGVLSQVFDYLVKPFSLYHLRHALESVLVPA from the coding sequence GTGCATGTTCACAATGTGGTGTGTCTTGAAGACGATCTCGACCTCGCCCACTTCATCGAGCTGGCGGTAAGCGCCTGGCCCGCCACCGTGCATCTGGCCCACGACGGCGTGCACGGCCTTGAGTTGATCCGCGCCCAAAAGCCCGATTTGATTTTGCTGGATCTGGGCCTGCCCGGTTTGAATGGGTGGGAGATCTGCACCGTGGTGAAGAACGATCCCGACCTCCGCACTATCCCAATTATCGTGCTCACAGCAGTCCCCATCGAAAATCAGGAGCGCGGCGTGCTGAGCCAGGTATTTGACTACCTCGTGAAGCCGTTTTCGCTGTACCACCTGCGCCATGCGCTGGAGTCGGTCCTGGTGCCCGCCTAA